A genome region from Christensenella minuta includes the following:
- a CDS encoding YitT family protein, whose protein sequence is MKNILKQLPVVMIAIAIMAASINMFLAPHNIAAGGVSGIGVLLEWAVGIDRAVVVMVLNIGMLVLAFFFLGRPVFIKSLIGSLLLPVGLALMPEMMLVQDRMLSVIFGSILFAIAVAILYRRESSSGGTTIPPLIMKKYAGVNTAVGLLVTDMVVVVFNIFVFGMESFLFAVLSLIITSVVMTYIETGMNRKKAVVITSRSATEDIRRDIFGEGGHNIKTLGTEEGDRALVVLLDDKDYPSLLKLVDERDKSALVVAYNVAEAHGIGGERSPLDNEERKGNI, encoded by the coding sequence ATGAAAAATATACTGAAACAATTACCGGTCGTCATGATCGCCATTGCAATCATGGCGGCTTCCATCAATATGTTCCTTGCCCCCCACAACATCGCTGCAGGCGGCGTAAGCGGGATTGGGGTGTTGCTGGAATGGGCTGTGGGAATAGACCGGGCGGTTGTCGTCATGGTACTTAATATCGGCATGCTGGTATTGGCCTTCTTTTTTCTGGGCCGGCCGGTATTTATCAAGTCGTTGATCGGCAGCTTGCTTTTGCCTGTAGGGCTGGCGCTCATGCCCGAGATGATGCTCGTGCAGGACCGCATGCTGTCCGTTATATTCGGAAGCATATTATTCGCTATCGCTGTGGCAATCCTGTACCGGCGCGAGTCATCCAGCGGCGGCACGACGATTCCGCCGCTGATTATGAAAAAATATGCCGGGGTTAATACGGCCGTTGGACTGTTGGTCACAGATATGGTCGTTGTGGTATTCAACATATTCGTATTCGGAATGGAATCCTTCCTGTTTGCGGTGCTGTCGCTGATTATCACCTCCGTTGTCATGACCTACATTGAAACGGGCATGAACCGAAAGAAAGCGGTGGTGATTACCAGCAGGAGCGCAACGGAGGACATCCGACGGGACATTTTCGGGGAAGGCGGCCACAACATCAAGACGCTGGGCACAGAAGAGGGAGACAGGGCGCTCGTCGTATTGCTGGACGACAAGGATTATCCTTCGCTGCTGAAACTCGTGGATGAGCGTGACAAATCCGCGCTGGTGGTAGCCTATAACGTTGCGGAAGCACACGGCATAGGCGGGGAACGGAGTCCTCTCGATAACGAAGAAAGGAAAGGAAACATATGA
- a CDS encoding plasmid mobilization protein yields MANRSRKNCVSFRVSDKELVLIQSKVERSGLTLREYALRSMLGKDIHVKEGGREVVKELKAIGNNVNQIAYQVNAGLIVDCTPQLENMYSAIKELMTVWQS; encoded by the coding sequence ATGGCTAACCGCAGCAGAAAAAATTGTGTCAGTTTCAGGGTGTCGGACAAGGAGCTTGTCTTGATCCAATCAAAGGTCGAACGTTCAGGATTGACGCTTCGGGAATATGCCCTGCGTAGTATGCTCGGCAAAGACATCCACGTAAAGGAAGGAGGCAGAGAGGTCGTGAAGGAATTGAAAGCCATTGGAAACAACGTGAACCAAATCGCGTATCAGGTAAACGCCGGATTGATTGTAGACTGTACGCCGCAACTTGAAAATATGTATTCCGCGATAAAGGAGTTGATGACAGTTTGGCAATCCTGA
- a CDS encoding relaxase/mobilization nuclease domain-containing protein, translated as MAILKAVNSKASIGKIINYIMKHEKTEKKLIGGYNCNPLDAIDEMKATKRAWRKTGGRQYKHFIQSFSKNETITPEEASRIAYELITRSPLFQGYEVCYATHKDRDHIHTHIVVNSVSFEHGYKFRYSKAKLQELKDFSDSILREYGKTICQKNKEITAFGMGTYKAIEKAAKGTYQSWMLNIVRAITKSKAQATSRKDFVQKMRDQGIEARWTDSRKYIVFVDQDGHKVRDCRLSKVFKVDISKEGLENEMRRCVETNRGEWKLESDHYESGRATGYEAQRGRFDKGEQGAERSVDQIRRKIAEISGISRSGVQPDQSIARRNAKPDQRNETKQRGSGAKDRRNRRHVSRDDDRCL; from the coding sequence TTGGCAATCCTGAAAGCCGTTAATTCAAAAGCCAGTATCGGCAAGATCATAAACTACATTATGAAGCATGAAAAGACTGAAAAGAAATTGATTGGTGGGTATAACTGCAACCCGCTTGATGCAATCGACGAGATGAAAGCGACCAAACGCGCATGGCGGAAAACAGGGGGCAGGCAGTATAAGCACTTTATACAAAGCTTCTCTAAAAATGAAACTATTACGCCGGAGGAAGCCAGCCGGATCGCCTACGAACTGATCACCCGCAGCCCGTTATTTCAAGGGTATGAGGTGTGCTATGCAACGCACAAGGACAGGGATCACATTCATACGCACATCGTGGTCAACTCGGTCAGCTTCGAGCATGGTTACAAATTCCGTTACTCAAAAGCCAAATTGCAGGAATTAAAGGATTTCTCAGATAGCATTCTTAGGGAGTACGGCAAAACGATCTGCCAAAAGAACAAGGAAATCACGGCCTTTGGTATGGGAACGTATAAGGCGATAGAAAAAGCGGCAAAGGGAACCTATCAAAGTTGGATGCTCAATATTGTGAGAGCGATTACGAAGAGTAAAGCCCAAGCGACAAGCCGCAAGGATTTCGTTCAGAAAATGCGCGATCAAGGGATTGAGGCAAGGTGGACGGACAGCAGGAAATATATCGTCTTTGTAGATCAGGACGGGCATAAGGTACGCGATTGCCGCCTGTCCAAAGTCTTCAAGGTGGATATTAGCAAGGAGGGATTAGAGAATGAAATGCGAAGATGTGTTGAAACAAATCGAGGAGAATGGAAACTTGAAAGTGACCATTACGAATCCGGACGCGCTACTGGATACGAGGCTCAACGTGGACGTTTTGACAAAGGAGAACAAGGTGCTGAAAGATCAGTTGATCAAATCCGAAGAAAGATCGCTGAAATTTCAGGAATCAGCCGTAGCGGAGTTCAGCCGGATCAATCAATCGCTCGAAGAAATGCAAAGCCAGATCAAAGGAATGAAACAAAGCAACGAGGTTCTGGAGCAAAAGATCGACGAAACCGTCGACACGTTAGCCGAGACGACGACCGATGTTTGTGA
- a CDS encoding SLOG family protein, protein MNEKNTVCGVWGNSTIPQEKTGTFKQQIKMQLLKKIEQHCNDFFVIFTNQADMIFMDVALELQKEYQITIRILLPFFKWIDTLSESERQQREKYLNLIDEPCCFCADKAYHDIMSICSCSLVDYCDNLLIICDGQPNDATVGMITLAEFLDYKTEYIRL, encoded by the coding sequence ATGAATGAAAAAAACACAGTTTGCGGGGTATGGGGTAATAGCACAATCCCGCAAGAGAAAACTGGAACTTTCAAGCAACAAATCAAAATGCAACTGTTAAAAAAAATTGAACAGCACTGCAACGATTTTTTTGTTATCTTTACAAATCAAGCAGATATGATTTTTATGGATGTGGCGCTTGAACTGCAAAAAGAATATCAAATCACGATCAGAATATTGCTCCCATTTTTCAAATGGATAGATACATTAAGCGAAAGTGAACGCCAACAACGGGAAAAATACTTGAACTTAATAGATGAACCATGTTGCTTTTGCGCCGATAAAGCATATCACGATATTATGTCTATCTGTTCCTGTTCACTTGTTGATTACTGTGATAATTTGCTGATCATTTGCGACGGGCAGCCAAACGATGCAACAGTCGGCATGATCACACTTGCGGAATTTCTTGACTATAAAACCGAATATATCAGGCTGTAA
- a CDS encoding M20/M25/M40 family metallo-hydrolase: MNKKRLLDTFMELVKVGSESGKEKEFQGFLKKKCEQLGMLAYEDHTGKKTGLSAGNLICALEATADMQPLMFCCHSDTVKPGSGIEPVAADGIVRSAGDTILAADDKAGVAVLLELAETLRESGAAHDRIEFVFTVGEEIGLLGANAMDMNGFESKHCYVLDSAGPVGGIILSSPTMYTIDAVFKGRAAHAGVEPEKGVSAIEMAARAITKMELGRLDDITTANIGTISGGTATNIVADEAKITAEVRSVCDEYSREVLHNMLDVMDEAAREMGGTVECQYRKRSQGYSLEQSTAVVTLAARAFQAVGRTPDCQASGGASDANVFNASGIETANLAVGYENIHTIDEYIPIAELEKAADVAYYLATNPLDG, encoded by the coding sequence AAAGAGTTTCAGGGATTCCTCAAGAAGAAATGCGAACAATTGGGGATGTTGGCTTATGAAGACCACACGGGCAAGAAGACAGGCCTTAGCGCCGGAAACCTGATCTGCGCGCTGGAGGCTACGGCCGATATGCAGCCGCTGATGTTTTGCTGCCACAGCGATACGGTGAAGCCGGGATCCGGAATCGAACCGGTGGCGGCCGACGGTATCGTCCGGTCCGCCGGAGATACTATATTGGCAGCCGACGATAAGGCGGGCGTCGCAGTCCTGCTGGAGCTGGCGGAAACCCTGCGGGAAAGCGGCGCCGCACATGACAGGATCGAGTTTGTATTTACCGTAGGGGAAGAGATCGGCCTGCTGGGCGCTAACGCGATGGACATGAACGGGTTTGAATCCAAGCATTGCTATGTGCTCGACAGCGCCGGGCCGGTAGGTGGGATCATCCTTTCCAGCCCAACGATGTATACGATCGACGCCGTATTCAAGGGCAGGGCGGCGCACGCGGGCGTCGAGCCGGAAAAGGGCGTATCCGCTATCGAAATGGCGGCCCGGGCCATCACAAAAATGGAGCTGGGGCGGCTTGACGACATTACCACCGCAAACATCGGAACGATCAGCGGAGGCACGGCGACCAACATCGTCGCGGACGAGGCCAAAATAACTGCGGAAGTGCGCTCCGTCTGTGATGAATACAGCCGCGAAGTGCTGCACAATATGCTTGATGTGATGGACGAGGCCGCCCGCGAGATGGGCGGCACAGTGGAATGCCAATACCGTAAGCGTTCGCAGGGATATTCCCTTGAACAATCCACCGCAGTTGTAACGCTGGCGGCCCGGGCATTCCAGGCAGTGGGCCGAACGCCGGATTGCCAGGCAAGCGGCGGGGCGAGCGACGCAAATGTTTTCAATGCCAGCGGCATAGAGACTGCAAACCTCGCGGTCGGCTATGAAAACATTCACACAATCGATGAATACATTCCCATTGCGGAACTGGAGAAGGCTGCTGATGTGGCATATTACCTCGCCACAAATCCTTTGGACGGATAA
- a CDS encoding helix-turn-helix domain-containing protein → MDRSNELKHFIANRVRELLKTNNIKNQTALSQILGFGANFISNLVNERSLPSVDKLDALCRHFDLTLSDFFKDDFSGNKSAEMLLHLLLEKYQAEDITMIYDVLNTVDRNKIKTLFATYSDYHNKKG, encoded by the coding sequence ATGGATAGAAGTAATGAATTAAAGCATTTTATTGCTAACAGGGTGCGCGAATTACTAAAAACGAACAATATCAAGAATCAAACTGCTTTGAGTCAGATATTAGGTTTTGGCGCGAATTTTATTAGCAATTTGGTTAATGAGAGGTCATTGCCGAGTGTGGATAAATTAGATGCGTTATGCAGACATTTTGATTTAACGCTTTCTGATTTCTTTAAAGACGATTTCAGTGGAAACAAGTCGGCTGAAATGCTTTTACATTTATTACTGGAAAAATATCAGGCTGAAGATATTACAATGATTTATGATGTTCTTAATACCGTTGATCGAAATAAGATCAAAACCTTGTTTGCTACTTATTCAGATTACCACAACAAAAAGGGCTGA